In the Campylobacter concisus genome, CTCTTTAATAACGTTAAGCTCGGCCTTGCCGTACTCTTTTTGATCAGCCGCTAAAACCTCAGCCCCATGTGTGTGAGCAAGTAGCTGCATGCCGTAGCAAACGCCAAGTATAGGGATATTTAGCTCAAAGACGCCGTTATCGCAAAAATAAGCATCTTTAGCGTAAACACTAGCTGGACCGCCACTTAAAATGATGCCTTTTGGCTCTTTCGCCTTTATCTCACTAAGCTTTGCATTAAATGGCAAAATTTCAGTGTAGACGCCCTCTTCTCTTAGCCTTCTAGCTATTAGCTGAGTGTATTGCGAACCAAAATCCAAAACTATAATCGTATTGTTCATTTATAACCTTTTAAAAATAGATATGAAAAATTTCAAACTGCACATACCAAACAATGATTGATACGATATATCCTAGAACCACCATCCAAGCGTATTTCATATGTGCACCAAAGGTATAAATTCCTTTTAATTTACCCATTACTCCAACACCAGCTGCTGAACCAAAGCTGATCATCGAACCACCGATACCAGCAGTTAGTGTCACTAGTAGCCACTGACTCATCGCCTCGCCCACATCAGCTCCCATTGCTGGATTTGCTTTTAAGACAGCTGACATAACAGGGACATTATCAACGATCGCTGAAAGGAATCCAACGCCGATATTTACAGCAGTTGAGCCAAATTTATCATAAAGTGATACAGCGTAATTTAAAAATCCAGCAAAATGAAGAGCGCCAACTGCAGCTAAAATTCCAAAGAAGAAAAATAGTGTGTTGTTTTCGATCTTTGACATATAGTGAAATACATGCATTGGCTCTTCATTTTTGTGAGCTTTTTTGAAATAGTAAGTATAAAGACTAAGTAGCGAAAAGCCAAACATCATTCCCCACATCGCTGGTAAGTGGAAAAGCTGATGCATCATAACTGCACAAAAGATAGTAAATGCACCTATAAAAATAACCGCTTTACCGCCTTTTTTCATAACCACTTTTGGCTCATTTGCCACATCAAAATGTGGTGCAGTACTTGGCACTACACGAGAAAGTAAAAATGCCGTTACAAACCAACCTATGATAGATGCTGGGAAAAGTGCGAAAAAATCGACAAACGGCGCTTTTCCAGCAGCCCAAGCCATAAGCGTAGTGATATCGCCAAATGGACTCCATGCTCCACCTGCATTTGCTGCTACGACGATGTTTATTGCGCCAGCCACTAGGAAATTTGTATTATTTCTATCTATTGTTAGAAGAACGGTTGAAAGAATAAGCGCTGTTGTTAGGTTATCAGCTACTGGGCTTATGAAAAATGCCAAAATACCAGTTAGCCAAAACAGCTTTCTATAAGTATAGCCTTTTGATACGAGATTATATTTAAGTGCGTTAAATACGTCTCTTTCTATAAGTGCTTCTATAAAAGTCATCGCCACCATCAAGAAAAATACAATCTGAGCGATCTCTAAAATCAGGTGATTTACCTCATGTTCAAGCGAATGCACATCCATGCCATTTATAAGCATATAAACACCGATAAGCAGGAACATAAACGTACCGATAAAGATAGCAGGTTTTGCTTTATCGATATGGAAATTTTCTTCTGCTGCTATGAAAAAATATCCAACAACAAAAATTATAAGCGATAAAATTCCTGCCCACGTAGTAGTTAAGTCAATAGCTGCGGTTTCTCCATCAGCACCAAAAGCCATCGCGAAAAACAAGCCTAGAAGTCCAAAAAACCTCATTATACTCTCCTTGTAGAATAAAAAATCTTGGTATATTACTTAAATGAGCCTAAAAATTAGGTTAGTTAAAATTATTAAGCTTACATTACATTTTTATTTAGATACGAAAATTTTACTAGATTTTGTTTATCCTGTCAGTTTTCTTTTCTTTTACTGGAGCATTTCCATAAAATGGATCATCTTTATAGCCACAACCGCTAAATGCAAAAAGAGTAAAAATTAAAATAAAAAATGATAAGATAAGCCCATGAAAAACGCTAAATTTTTGATAAATACTATTCACGAAAATCCTTTGTATAAAGAAAAATTAAGCATGGCAAATGAGTGCCAACAGCTTTTAGAGCTTATGGGGAAAGCAAAACGATTTTATATAGCTTTTTGCTACGTTAGAGAAGGTGTTTTGACCTTTGTTCTTACTCATCCCACTGGGCTTTTAGAGCTTAGGCGTGATAGTAGTATAAATGATATAAAAAGGTTATTAAAAACCTTTTGCAAATTTAATAAAAATAGCGTTTTTAACAGCATTCTTACTCCAAAGCCCATTAACGAAATCAACTATACAAAAAACAAAAAAGAAGAAAATATAAGATTTGTCGTGAGTAAATTTTTAAAATTTTTTAATCAAAAAGAGCAAAGTGCCATCTTTTATGCGCCAGCTAGTAAAGGCAAGTTTAAAAATTTATCAAAAGACGAGCAAATACACCAAAAATTTGAAGAGCTAAGAGAAATTTTGCTAAAGAAAAATGAGCAGGCAAAATGCTAATAGACGAGATAAGAACGCTTCCAAACGAGCCTGGCGTATATCAGTATTTTGACGCACAAAATAGACTCTTATATGTCGGCAAGGCCAAAATTTTAAAAAACAGGGTCAAAAGCTACTTTAAGTTTACCCCAAGCCTAGCTCCGGCTGAAAAACTAAGCCCAAGAATTTCTAAGATGATAAGCGAGGCTGTGCATCTTGAATACATCGTCACTCCAAGCGAAGCAGACGCGCTCATACTTGAAAATTCTTTCATCAAACAACTAAAACCAAAATACAACATCTTGCTTCGTGACGACAAGACATATCCTTATATCTTTATAAATTTAAACGATGAATTTCCAAGATTTGAGATCACCAGAAAGGTTGTAAAAGGCTCGAATATACGATATTTTGGGCCATATTTTAGTGGAGCAGGAGAGCTTCTTGAGGCGCTTTATCTAAATTTCAACCTAGTTCAGAAAAAATCCTGCATCAAAGGCAAAAAAGCCTGCCTTTTTTATCAGCTAAAACGCTGCTATGCCCCGTGTGAGGGCAAAATTTCAAAAGAAAGCTACGCTAAGATCGTAAATGAGGCTATCGCGGCCTTACAAAATCCAAATTTACTCATCACTCGCCTTGAAGAGCTCATGCTAAACTACGCCAAGGCCGAAGACTACGAGCAAGCAGCCGCGACTAGAGATAAGATACAAACACTTAAAAACATGCAAACAAAGGTTGAAGTTGATCTTGCTAAACTTGAGGACTTTGAAGCCTACTCGGTCGCTTGCGTGCACGATATGATCTGTGCGGTAAGATTTAGCGTGCAAAGTGGCAAGATAACTGGCGTGAAAACTGACATCACGCAGGCCAAAAACGCTCAAAAAGACGAGATAAACGAAGCTTATAAGCAGGCTATTTTAAAAAGCTTCATAGCTGGTCAGCCTATAATTAGCACCAAAATTTATGTGCATGAGAGTTTTGAAGATAGCGAGCTGGTGGAGGAAATTTTAAACGAGAGATTTGGGCGTAAATTTAGCATCACTTGCCCTAAAATTGGCGATAAGCGTAAAATTTGTGAGATCGCTACAAAAAACGCTGAAGTTAGCATCGAAAAATATCTAAAAACGCACGATAACGTGCTATTAAACGAGATAAAAGAGTACTTTGACCTAGCTCACACGCCTTACGTGGTCGAGGCTTACGACAACTCACACCTTTTTGGCGAGGCAAGTGTCGGAGCGATGGTGCGCTACGAGCATGGCGAGTGGGCAAAGCAAAACTACCGCCACATGCACTTAAACTCCAAAAACGACTACGATCAGATGAAAGAGAGTTTGACAGCCAGAGCACTTAGATTTGACAAGCTTAGCCCGCCTGATCTTTGGGTGATTGACGGGGGCGAAGTGCTTTTAAACTTAGCCTGTGAAATTTTAGCAAGCAGTGGCGCAAACGTAGATGTGATAGCCATTTCAAAAGAGAAGATCGATGCCAAAGCTCACCGTGCAAAAGGCGAAGCAAAGGATAAAATTTACACAAAAAATGGCAGCTTTAGCCTAAGCACGAGCGATAAAAAGCTTCAGTTTTTCCAAAAAATGCGTGACGAAAGCCATAGATTTGTCATCAGCTTTCACAGAAAAACAAGGCAGAAAAATGATATGCAAAGATCAATTCTAAAGCAAGCTGGCGTATCTGAAGGAAGTATCGCGAAATTAATCAGCTTTTACGGAAGTTTTGATAAAATCAACGAAGCGAATTTAGACGAAGTGGCAAAAATAACAAATAAAAGCGTAGCAGAAAAGCTTGCAGTACTCAAAGAAGGAAATTTGAAGTGATAATATATGATGAAAATTTAAAAATATCTGCGATAACGCAAGATTCACTTGAGCTATTGGGTTTTGATAGTTTGGATGACTTTTTGTTGCAATACAAAGATATAAGTGAGCTAGTCATAACAAGCCAAGAAAGTCCAAACTACAGCTTCTTGGAATTTTTACAAAATACGAAAGATAATAGTGCTAGAGTAAATTTAAAAAGAAAAGATGGTGGTGCGATCTTACTAGAAGCGAGATTGCAAAATGCTATTTTAAAAAATGGTGAGAAATTTTTTATCGTGCTTTTAGAGAAGCAAGACATAATAAACAACCAAAACCTAATAGCAGCAGTAAAAGTAAAACCTACATTGAGACTACCTGTTTTTAAACTAAACGCATGGTATCTTTTTGACACACAGACACAATCACTTATCGATGATTCATGGTTTGAAACATCGCTTAAAATACTAAATTTAAATAAAAAAGATTTTGCATCCTATTTAAATATATTTTTACGCAATGCAAGAGAAATTCTTATCCAAATCCAATCAGTCATAATCGCGAAAGATGAGATAATGCTCAAAAAATACGTAGATGAGATAAGAGAAGCTGCATTAAATTTAAAGCTTAATAACCTTGCAAATGAGCTTAACGCTTTTTTAGATAACAATCAAAATGGAAAAATGAAAGAGATGTCTCTTTTTACCAAAAGACTAATTGAGATAGAAAATATCGTCAAAAAACATAGCAAAAAGAGTATCCATGAAAAATAATAAATTTTATATATTGTTAGCGCCAATAATAATTTCAGCGATCTTTTGCGCATATAGTGGAAATGAAAGCTATAAAAAATTTACAGAACTAAAAGATCTAAATGAAAAACTATATAAACAATCCTTAGTATTTCAAACTATAAAATCCGTAATACAAGAGCACGATACGCTAATAGGCAAAAGCCAAGAAGATATAAAAAGGTTGCGGGATAATACCTTAAAAAATACACAAAAATTTATAAATTCTATAAGAAAAGACGATCGCATCGAGATACGAAATGTAAATAAATTAAAAGAATTGCTAGCAAATCTAAACCAAAATGATAAATTTGATGAACTATTTTACGAATTTTTCCAAAATATAAATGGAGAAATAGATAGCGATTTTAAACAAGATTTAGACCGAGACTTTCCGCTTATAATAAAAGCTTATGCCGCAACTTTAAGTAAAATTTACAATCAACTCTCTTTAGCAAACAACACTAAATACTACGTAAAAAATATCTTTATAAATGGCCCTTTATTTTCAATAAACAATGATATAAGAGAAAATATATATTCCGTAAAGGACAACACACCAAATCTTGATATGCTTCCAAAAAGTGAGCTAAAAGAGAATATTTACAAAGACTTTAACCAGTTTGAAGCCAACTATCAAGCTAAAAAGATAAGAGAAGCTAAAGCCAAGATCGTATTTTCTGAAAAGCTAAATATCGAAGATATTATCTTAATCAAACAGTATGAAGATGATAAATTTATACTTTTATTAAATAGTGCCATAAACATAAAAAATGAGCTACTAGAACTTACCGAGAGCGAGAAAATAAGCTATGGTATAAAGACCTTTTTTGAGTTTTTGCTTTGTGGCTTGCTCATTTTATCTTTGCTTGGTATTTCTGCTAGGTTGAAATTTTTAAAGGTGCTTATCGATAAGTCAAAATACATATCGAGTTATATCCTATCATCAAAAGAGACAAGTGCGGATAATGCGATATCAAAGCTCATAAAAACTTATGAAGATCTAAAAGAAACCTATATAAAAGATAGCAGCTTTTTTCAGATAAAAGATAGATATATTTTATCAGTGAGCAAGAAGCTAGAGTCCATTAATAAAGAAATTTTTACATCGATCGCGGCTTTAAAAATAGAAACGAATAATAGCAAAAAGCAAGTATTTATAGACACGATAGAAAAAAATGCAAATATCATGACCTCGCTTTATAACAATGCTAAAAATATCTCAAATGTTAAAAAATATAGCGAATGCAATAAAACCGAGATATTTGATCCTCAAAAAAGCTTTGAAGAAATTTTGCAAGCAAACATCGTCTATTCGCAAAGCAAAAAGATAAATTTTATAAGCTATCTTGATCCAAGCCTTACAAATGAACTAGAAGGAAATCTAAATTCATTAAAAACCGCATTTAACTCTATCTTTTTGGCATCTTTATCAATGTCTTTAAGACATCAAAATATTATCATCGCTATCAAAAAAGTTCAAAAAGAGTTTGATAGAAGCGGACTTTGTTCTGTAAGCTTTAGCATAAAAAATAGCTCAGTTGCCATGAGTGAAAAGCAAATTTCAGATATATTTTTAGATGATGAGAATAGCTTAAATAATGATGAGAGCGAGTTTTATCTAAAAATCGCTCAAATTTATTTAAAAAATTTAGAAAGC is a window encoding:
- the nhaD gene encoding sodium:proton antiporter NhaD, with the translated sequence MRFFGLLGLFFAMAFGADGETAAIDLTTTWAGILSLIIFVVGYFFIAAEENFHIDKAKPAIFIGTFMFLLIGVYMLINGMDVHSLEHEVNHLILEIAQIVFFLMVAMTFIEALIERDVFNALKYNLVSKGYTYRKLFWLTGILAFFISPVADNLTTALILSTVLLTIDRNNTNFLVAGAINIVVAANAGGAWSPFGDITTLMAWAAGKAPFVDFFALFPASIIGWFVTAFLLSRVVPSTAPHFDVANEPKVVMKKGGKAVIFIGAFTIFCAVMMHQLFHLPAMWGMMFGFSLLSLYTYYFKKAHKNEEPMHVFHYMSKIENNTLFFFFGILAAVGALHFAGFLNYAVSLYDKFGSTAVNIGVGFLSAIVDNVPVMSAVLKANPAMGADVGEAMSQWLLVTLTAGIGGSMISFGSAAGVGVMGKLKGIYTFGAHMKYAWMVVLGYIVSIIVWYVQFEIFHIYF
- the uvrC gene encoding excinuclease ABC subunit UvrC, with protein sequence MLIDEIRTLPNEPGVYQYFDAQNRLLYVGKAKILKNRVKSYFKFTPSLAPAEKLSPRISKMISEAVHLEYIVTPSEADALILENSFIKQLKPKYNILLRDDKTYPYIFINLNDEFPRFEITRKVVKGSNIRYFGPYFSGAGELLEALYLNFNLVQKKSCIKGKKACLFYQLKRCYAPCEGKISKESYAKIVNEAIAALQNPNLLITRLEELMLNYAKAEDYEQAAATRDKIQTLKNMQTKVEVDLAKLEDFEAYSVACVHDMICAVRFSVQSGKITGVKTDITQAKNAQKDEINEAYKQAILKSFIAGQPIISTKIYVHESFEDSELVEEILNERFGRKFSITCPKIGDKRKICEIATKNAEVSIEKYLKTHDNVLLNEIKEYFDLAHTPYVVEAYDNSHLFGEASVGAMVRYEHGEWAKQNYRHMHLNSKNDYDQMKESLTARALRFDKLSPPDLWVIDGGEVLLNLACEILASSGANVDVIAISKEKIDAKAHRAKGEAKDKIYTKNGSFSLSTSDKKLQFFQKMRDESHRFVISFHRKTRQKNDMQRSILKQAGVSEGSIAKLISFYGSFDKINEANLDEVAKITNKSVAEKLAVLKEGNLK
- a CDS encoding response regulator, whose product is MKNNKFYILLAPIIISAIFCAYSGNESYKKFTELKDLNEKLYKQSLVFQTIKSVIQEHDTLIGKSQEDIKRLRDNTLKNTQKFINSIRKDDRIEIRNVNKLKELLANLNQNDKFDELFYEFFQNINGEIDSDFKQDLDRDFPLIIKAYAATLSKIYNQLSLANNTKYYVKNIFINGPLFSINNDIRENIYSVKDNTPNLDMLPKSELKENIYKDFNQFEANYQAKKIREAKAKIVFSEKLNIEDIILIKQYEDDKFILLLNSAINIKNELLELTESEKISYGIKTFFEFLLCGLLILSLLGISARLKFLKVLIDKSKYISSYILSSKETSADNAISKLIKTYEDLKETYIKDSSFFQIKDRYILSVSKKLESINKEIFTSIAALKIETNNSKKQVFIDTIEKNANIMTSLYNNAKNISNVKKYSECNKTEIFDPQKSFEEILQANIVYSQSKKINFISYLDPSLTNELEGNLNSLKTAFNSIFLASLSMSLRHQNIIIAIKKVQKEFDRSGLCSVSFSIKNSSVAMSEKQISDIFLDDENSLNNDESEFYLKIAQIYLKNLESKLEINSFPSIGNEFKFVVIFKTTSNYKDFDIKCNHKLAFLQDVNIAYNEAFELTTKDLGLKVDMLTSTSPSITKNYDAIFLRNTNKQGQDIKNPLILKDPLTPLSITRLLCLGEADIMNKNLNDKPKILICDTNEIYIDITASGFSKFNCEVVGVCNKKDLKQAIKQGDFDLIFVGSKFFEAEKNSLQKNLDLIKAAIQNAKIPIILMLSNTSNIDGESVKEYFNAYIKTPINSDELAQIFRKFLPNFGEIAIDESYLAKSENIILFKKSPMENKIFSSALGEFYNTLETTNSFDELLTKIKTKTYGIVLIDENVKGFNYEELTRVVDKIRQSQKVDTRVLIFGAQERSEFPFVKVLAKNITKAELSATVREQIDSMGTSYAKSSYEFIKFNA